The Coffea arabica cultivar ET-39 chromosome 9e, Coffea Arabica ET-39 HiFi, whole genome shotgun sequence genome has a window encoding:
- the LOC113709296 gene encoding mitochondrial hydrolase YKR070W isoform X4: protein MRFRFQPPIQLSSSGHHLLPLPTPPPFLSSSPSLSTCSISHHHRLMFSTFLLLGTTTPMTLEKTAVNLLSFWNCHSSSSRCTSSFGIAFDIDGVILRGQNPIGNSPAALKRLYHDYSGNLKIPFLFLTNGGGTPESRRAFEMSQLLGVKILPSQVVQGHSCFRSLLKRFKNDFIVATGKGEPELVMSEYGFRNVISLDDYASYFDNIDPVAQYKSWKVKQESNMLPFSMKSIQDVSLDRVKAAFIVSDPVDWGRDIQAAFPSERLGIGAFRIALESVFNRIHDMPLECTVFGKPNPFVFRNAEAILRHIWAFSCHGNAIRPEDEDSSSHSFTTLYMIGDNPLVDIKGALQAGHPWFSILTRTGVFRQTENHAEYPADVVVDTVAEAVDFILERESAP from the exons ATGAGGTTCAGATTTCAACCGCCAATTCAACTGTCGTCATCAGGACATCATCTCCTTCCACTTCCAACTCCTCCGCCATTTTTGTCATCATCACCATCTCTCTCCACCTGCTCAATCTCCCATCACCACCGGTTAATGTTCTCCACATTTTTACTGCTTGGTACTACTACTCCTATGACTCTGGAGAAAACAGCTGTGAATTTGTTGTCGTTTTGGAATTGtcacagcagcagcagcagatgCACAAGTTCATTTGGAATAGCGTTTGATATAGATGGAGTCATCCTCCGCGGCCAAAACCCCATTGGAAATTCTCCCGCCGCTCTTAAAAGATTGTATCATGATTATTCTG GGAACTTGAAGATCCCCTTTCTGTTTCTCACAAATG GAGGTGGCACCCCAGAGTCTAGAAGAGCCTTTGAGATGAGTCAACTCCTAGGCGTCAAAATTTTACCATCTCAA GTTGTACAGGGGCATTCATGTTTTAGAAGCTTGCTGAAAAG GTTCAAAAATGATTTCATTGTTGCAACTGGAAAAGGGGAACCTGAACTGGTGATGTCTGAGTATGGTTT CAGAAATGTTATCTCACTGGACGACTATGCATCATACTTTGATAACATTGATCCTGTAGCTCAGTACAAAAGCTGGAAGGTTAAGCAGGAATCAAATATGCTACCATTTTCAATGAAGTCAATTCAAGATGTTTCCCTCGACAGAGTAAAGGCTGCATTTATTGTTAGTGATCCTGTTGACTGGGGGAGAGATATTCAG GCTGCATTTCCTTCCGAGCGTCTTGGCATAGGTGCATTCAGAATTGCCCTTGAAAGTGTCTTCAACAG AATTCACGACATGCCGCTGGAGTGTACAGTTTTTGGGAAGCCAAATCCATTTGTTTTTAGGAATGCTGAAGCTATATTAAGGCATATTTGGGCATTCTCATGTCATGGTAATGCCATTAGGCCGGAAGATGAAGACTCGTCGTCACATTCTTTTACGACCCTCTATATGATTGGTGACAATCCTTTAGTAGACATCAAAGGGGCATTACAG GCAGGACATCCTTGGTTTTCAATTTTGACTAGAACAGGTGTATTTAGGCAAACGGAAAATCATGCTGAATATCCAGCTGATGTG GTGGTTGATACAGTGGCAGAGGCGGTtgatttcattttggaaagagagAGTGCTCCTTAG
- the LOC113709296 gene encoding mitochondrial hydrolase YKR070W isoform X3, producing MRFRFQPPIQLSSSGHHLLPLPTPPPFLSSSPSLSTCSISHHHRSSSRCTSSFGIAFDIDGVILRGQNPIGNSPAALKRLYHDYSGNLKIPFLFLTNGGGTPESRRAFEMSQLLGVKILPSQVVQGHSCFRSLLKRFKNDFIVATGKGEPELVMSEYGFRNVISLDDYASYFDNIDPVAQYKSWKVKQESNMLPFSMKSIQDVSLDRVKAAFIVSDPVDWGRDIQVLCDILSSRGLLGGEEEHQPPLFFAADDLQYQAAFPSERLGIGAFRIALESVFNRIHDMPLECTVFGKPNPFVFRNAEAILRHIWAFSCHGNAIRPEDEDSSSHSFTTLYMIGDNPLVDIKGALQAGHPWFSILTRTGVFRQTENHAEYPADVVVDTVAEAVDFILERESAP from the exons ATGAGGTTCAGATTTCAACCGCCAATTCAACTGTCGTCATCAGGACATCATCTCCTTCCACTTCCAACTCCTCCGCCATTTTTGTCATCATCACCATCTCTCTCCACCTGCTCAATCTCCCATCACCACCG cagcagcagcagatgCACAAGTTCATTTGGAATAGCGTTTGATATAGATGGAGTCATCCTCCGCGGCCAAAACCCCATTGGAAATTCTCCCGCCGCTCTTAAAAGATTGTATCATGATTATTCTG GGAACTTGAAGATCCCCTTTCTGTTTCTCACAAATG GAGGTGGCACCCCAGAGTCTAGAAGAGCCTTTGAGATGAGTCAACTCCTAGGCGTCAAAATTTTACCATCTCAA GTTGTACAGGGGCATTCATGTTTTAGAAGCTTGCTGAAAAG GTTCAAAAATGATTTCATTGTTGCAACTGGAAAAGGGGAACCTGAACTGGTGATGTCTGAGTATGGTTT CAGAAATGTTATCTCACTGGACGACTATGCATCATACTTTGATAACATTGATCCTGTAGCTCAGTACAAAAGCTGGAAGGTTAAGCAGGAATCAAATATGCTACCATTTTCAATGAAGTCAATTCAAGATGTTTCCCTCGACAGAGTAAAGGCTGCATTTATTGTTAGTGATCCTGTTGACTGGGGGAGAGATATTCAG GTCCTTTGTGACATTTTATCCTCTCGAGGTCTTCTTGGAGGGGAGGAAGAACATCAGCCACCGCTATTTTTTGCTGCTGATGATCTTCAATATCAG GCTGCATTTCCTTCCGAGCGTCTTGGCATAGGTGCATTCAGAATTGCCCTTGAAAGTGTCTTCAACAG AATTCACGACATGCCGCTGGAGTGTACAGTTTTTGGGAAGCCAAATCCATTTGTTTTTAGGAATGCTGAAGCTATATTAAGGCATATTTGGGCATTCTCATGTCATGGTAATGCCATTAGGCCGGAAGATGAAGACTCGTCGTCACATTCTTTTACGACCCTCTATATGATTGGTGACAATCCTTTAGTAGACATCAAAGGGGCATTACAG GCAGGACATCCTTGGTTTTCAATTTTGACTAGAACAGGTGTATTTAGGCAAACGGAAAATCATGCTGAATATCCAGCTGATGTG GTGGTTGATACAGTGGCAGAGGCGGTtgatttcattttggaaagagagAGTGCTCCTTAG
- the LOC113709296 gene encoding mitochondrial hydrolase YKR070W isoform X5 has product MRFRFQPPIQLSSSGHHLLPLPTPPPFLSSSPSLSTCSISHHHRSSRCTSSFGIAFDIDGVILRGQNPIGNSPAALKRLYHDYSGNLKIPFLFLTNGGGTPESRRAFEMSQLLGVKILPSQVVQGHSCFRSLLKRFKNDFIVATGKGEPELVMSEYGFRNVISLDDYASYFDNIDPVAQYKSWKVKQESNMLPFSMKSIQDVSLDRVKAAFIVSDPVDWGRDIQVLCDILSSRGLLGGEEEHQPPLFFAADDLQYQAAFPSERLGIGAFRIALESVFNRIHDMPLECTVFGKPNPFVFRNAEAILRHIWAFSCHGNAIRPEDEDSSSHSFTTLYMIGDNPLVDIKGALQAGHPWFSILTRTGVFRQTENHAEYPADVVVDTVAEAVDFILERESAP; this is encoded by the exons ATGAGGTTCAGATTTCAACCGCCAATTCAACTGTCGTCATCAGGACATCATCTCCTTCCACTTCCAACTCCTCCGCCATTTTTGTCATCATCACCATCTCTCTCCACCTGCTCAATCTCCCATCACCACCG cagcagcagatgCACAAGTTCATTTGGAATAGCGTTTGATATAGATGGAGTCATCCTCCGCGGCCAAAACCCCATTGGAAATTCTCCCGCCGCTCTTAAAAGATTGTATCATGATTATTCTG GGAACTTGAAGATCCCCTTTCTGTTTCTCACAAATG GAGGTGGCACCCCAGAGTCTAGAAGAGCCTTTGAGATGAGTCAACTCCTAGGCGTCAAAATTTTACCATCTCAA GTTGTACAGGGGCATTCATGTTTTAGAAGCTTGCTGAAAAG GTTCAAAAATGATTTCATTGTTGCAACTGGAAAAGGGGAACCTGAACTGGTGATGTCTGAGTATGGTTT CAGAAATGTTATCTCACTGGACGACTATGCATCATACTTTGATAACATTGATCCTGTAGCTCAGTACAAAAGCTGGAAGGTTAAGCAGGAATCAAATATGCTACCATTTTCAATGAAGTCAATTCAAGATGTTTCCCTCGACAGAGTAAAGGCTGCATTTATTGTTAGTGATCCTGTTGACTGGGGGAGAGATATTCAG GTCCTTTGTGACATTTTATCCTCTCGAGGTCTTCTTGGAGGGGAGGAAGAACATCAGCCACCGCTATTTTTTGCTGCTGATGATCTTCAATATCAG GCTGCATTTCCTTCCGAGCGTCTTGGCATAGGTGCATTCAGAATTGCCCTTGAAAGTGTCTTCAACAG AATTCACGACATGCCGCTGGAGTGTACAGTTTTTGGGAAGCCAAATCCATTTGTTTTTAGGAATGCTGAAGCTATATTAAGGCATATTTGGGCATTCTCATGTCATGGTAATGCCATTAGGCCGGAAGATGAAGACTCGTCGTCACATTCTTTTACGACCCTCTATATGATTGGTGACAATCCTTTAGTAGACATCAAAGGGGCATTACAG GCAGGACATCCTTGGTTTTCAATTTTGACTAGAACAGGTGTATTTAGGCAAACGGAAAATCATGCTGAATATCCAGCTGATGTG GTGGTTGATACAGTGGCAGAGGCGGTtgatttcattttggaaagagagAGTGCTCCTTAG
- the LOC113709296 gene encoding mitochondrial hydrolase YKR070W isoform X1, whose translation MRFRFQPPIQLSSSGHHLLPLPTPPPFLSSSPSLSTCSISHHHRLMFSTFLLLGTTTPMTLEKTAVNLLSFWNCHSSSSRCTSSFGIAFDIDGVILRGQNPIGNSPAALKRLYHDYSGNLKIPFLFLTNGGGTPESRRAFEMSQLLGVKILPSQVVQGHSCFRSLLKRFKNDFIVATGKGEPELVMSEYGFRNVISLDDYASYFDNIDPVAQYKSWKVKQESNMLPFSMKSIQDVSLDRVKAAFIVSDPVDWGRDIQVLCDILSSRGLLGGEEEHQPPLFFAADDLQYQAAFPSERLGIGAFRIALESVFNRIHDMPLECTVFGKPNPFVFRNAEAILRHIWAFSCHGNAIRPEDEDSSSHSFTTLYMIGDNPLVDIKGALQAGHPWFSILTRTGVFRQTENHAEYPADVVVDTVAEAVDFILERESAP comes from the exons ATGAGGTTCAGATTTCAACCGCCAATTCAACTGTCGTCATCAGGACATCATCTCCTTCCACTTCCAACTCCTCCGCCATTTTTGTCATCATCACCATCTCTCTCCACCTGCTCAATCTCCCATCACCACCGGTTAATGTTCTCCACATTTTTACTGCTTGGTACTACTACTCCTATGACTCTGGAGAAAACAGCTGTGAATTTGTTGTCGTTTTGGAATTGtcacagcagcagcagcagatgCACAAGTTCATTTGGAATAGCGTTTGATATAGATGGAGTCATCCTCCGCGGCCAAAACCCCATTGGAAATTCTCCCGCCGCTCTTAAAAGATTGTATCATGATTATTCTG GGAACTTGAAGATCCCCTTTCTGTTTCTCACAAATG GAGGTGGCACCCCAGAGTCTAGAAGAGCCTTTGAGATGAGTCAACTCCTAGGCGTCAAAATTTTACCATCTCAA GTTGTACAGGGGCATTCATGTTTTAGAAGCTTGCTGAAAAG GTTCAAAAATGATTTCATTGTTGCAACTGGAAAAGGGGAACCTGAACTGGTGATGTCTGAGTATGGTTT CAGAAATGTTATCTCACTGGACGACTATGCATCATACTTTGATAACATTGATCCTGTAGCTCAGTACAAAAGCTGGAAGGTTAAGCAGGAATCAAATATGCTACCATTTTCAATGAAGTCAATTCAAGATGTTTCCCTCGACAGAGTAAAGGCTGCATTTATTGTTAGTGATCCTGTTGACTGGGGGAGAGATATTCAG GTCCTTTGTGACATTTTATCCTCTCGAGGTCTTCTTGGAGGGGAGGAAGAACATCAGCCACCGCTATTTTTTGCTGCTGATGATCTTCAATATCAG GCTGCATTTCCTTCCGAGCGTCTTGGCATAGGTGCATTCAGAATTGCCCTTGAAAGTGTCTTCAACAG AATTCACGACATGCCGCTGGAGTGTACAGTTTTTGGGAAGCCAAATCCATTTGTTTTTAGGAATGCTGAAGCTATATTAAGGCATATTTGGGCATTCTCATGTCATGGTAATGCCATTAGGCCGGAAGATGAAGACTCGTCGTCACATTCTTTTACGACCCTCTATATGATTGGTGACAATCCTTTAGTAGACATCAAAGGGGCATTACAG GCAGGACATCCTTGGTTTTCAATTTTGACTAGAACAGGTGTATTTAGGCAAACGGAAAATCATGCTGAATATCCAGCTGATGTG GTGGTTGATACAGTGGCAGAGGCGGTtgatttcattttggaaagagagAGTGCTCCTTAG
- the LOC113709296 gene encoding mitochondrial hydrolase YKR070W isoform X2, translated as MRFRFQPPIQLSSSGHHLLPLPTPPPFLSSSPSLSTCSISHHHRLMFSTFLLLGTTTPMTLEKTAVNLLSFWNCHSSSSRCTSSFGIAFDIDGVILRGQNPIGNSPAALKRLYHDYSGNLKIPFLFLTNGGGTPESRRAFEMSQLLGVKILPSQVVQGHSCFRSLLKRFKNDFIVATGKGEPELVMSEYGFRNVISLDDYASYFDNIDPVAQYKSWKVKQESNMLPFSMKSIQDVSLDRVKAAFIVSDPVDWGRDIQVLCDILSSRGLLGGEEEHQPPLFFAADDLQYQAAFPSERLGIGAFRIALESVFNRIHDMPLECTVFGKPNPFVFRNAEAILRHIWAFSCHGNAIRPEDEDSSSHSFTTLYMIGDNPLVDIKGALQAGHPWFSILTRTGVFRQTENHAEYPADVLPTMCEF; from the exons ATGAGGTTCAGATTTCAACCGCCAATTCAACTGTCGTCATCAGGACATCATCTCCTTCCACTTCCAACTCCTCCGCCATTTTTGTCATCATCACCATCTCTCTCCACCTGCTCAATCTCCCATCACCACCGGTTAATGTTCTCCACATTTTTACTGCTTGGTACTACTACTCCTATGACTCTGGAGAAAACAGCTGTGAATTTGTTGTCGTTTTGGAATTGtcacagcagcagcagcagatgCACAAGTTCATTTGGAATAGCGTTTGATATAGATGGAGTCATCCTCCGCGGCCAAAACCCCATTGGAAATTCTCCCGCCGCTCTTAAAAGATTGTATCATGATTATTCTG GGAACTTGAAGATCCCCTTTCTGTTTCTCACAAATG GAGGTGGCACCCCAGAGTCTAGAAGAGCCTTTGAGATGAGTCAACTCCTAGGCGTCAAAATTTTACCATCTCAA GTTGTACAGGGGCATTCATGTTTTAGAAGCTTGCTGAAAAG GTTCAAAAATGATTTCATTGTTGCAACTGGAAAAGGGGAACCTGAACTGGTGATGTCTGAGTATGGTTT CAGAAATGTTATCTCACTGGACGACTATGCATCATACTTTGATAACATTGATCCTGTAGCTCAGTACAAAAGCTGGAAGGTTAAGCAGGAATCAAATATGCTACCATTTTCAATGAAGTCAATTCAAGATGTTTCCCTCGACAGAGTAAAGGCTGCATTTATTGTTAGTGATCCTGTTGACTGGGGGAGAGATATTCAG GTCCTTTGTGACATTTTATCCTCTCGAGGTCTTCTTGGAGGGGAGGAAGAACATCAGCCACCGCTATTTTTTGCTGCTGATGATCTTCAATATCAG GCTGCATTTCCTTCCGAGCGTCTTGGCATAGGTGCATTCAGAATTGCCCTTGAAAGTGTCTTCAACAG AATTCACGACATGCCGCTGGAGTGTACAGTTTTTGGGAAGCCAAATCCATTTGTTTTTAGGAATGCTGAAGCTATATTAAGGCATATTTGGGCATTCTCATGTCATGGTAATGCCATTAGGCCGGAAGATGAAGACTCGTCGTCACATTCTTTTACGACCCTCTATATGATTGGTGACAATCCTTTAGTAGACATCAAAGGGGCATTACAG GCAGGACATCCTTGGTTTTCAATTTTGACTAGAACAGGTGTATTTAGGCAAACGGAAAATCATGCTGAATATCCAGCTGATGTG TTGCCGActatgtgtgaattttga
- the LOC113710200 gene encoding large ribosomal subunit protein uL10c-like, with translation MEANLFTLPSSRPPTPTLPSNSHKVSLKSHFRNPFLTTHHHHCRRPKFAPLTIRSAISRTKKEETVESVKLQLQGCYLIAGIGYKGFTVKQFQELRRQLPESSKLLVAKNTLVYKAIEGTQWEALKPCMKGMNAWLFVHSEEIPTAIKPYREFQREKKLEGNDFTGAVFEGKFYGPEEFKALESLPSRAEIYAKILGSLKGPASAVVGTLQAPARNLVMTLQAYVKKLEEEGGS, from the coding sequence ATGGAGGCCAATCTCTTCACCTTACCTTCTTCCAGACCCCCAACACCCACCCTCCCATCCAATTCCCACAAGGTTTCTCTAAAATCCCACTTCAGAAACCCCTTCCTCACCACGCACCACCACCACTGCCGCCGCCCAAAGTTCGCACCTTTAACGATCCGCTCAGCCATCAGCAGAaccaagaaagaagaaactgtTGAATCAGTCAAACTACAGCTTCAAGGTTGCTATCTCATCGCTGGCATTGGCTATAAAGGCTTCACCGTCAAACAATTTCAAGAACTTAGAAGGCAACTCCCAGAATCCTCGAAACTTCTCGTTGCTAAAAACACTCTTGTTTATAAAGCCATTGAAGGTACTCAGTGGGAAGCACTGAAGCCATGCATGAAGGGAATGAATGCCTGGTTATTTGTCCATAGTGAAGAAATCCCAACTGCAATAAAGCCTTACAGGGAGTTTCAGAGGGAGAAAAAGTTGGAAGGGAATGATTTTACTGGGGCTgtttttgaagggaagttttatGGGCCTGAGGAGTTTAAGGCCTTGGAATCTTTGCCATCAAGAGCTGAAATTTATGCTAAGATTCTGGGATCGCTCAAGGGTCCTGCATCTGCTGTTGTTGGAACTTTGCAGGCCCCTGCTAGGAATTTGGTTATGACGCTACAGGCTTATGTGAAGAAGTTGGAGGAGGAGGGTGGCAGTTGA
- the LOC113710199 gene encoding alkane hydroxylase MAH1-like, whose protein sequence is MGIGGGEGEKTSIPFNWPVIGMMPDLFLNVHRTQDYITEILQESGGTFEFKGPWFANMDMLVTSDSANVNYILSKNFSNFQKGPEFEKMFDILGEGIFNAECESWDSQRKTIMPLINHQGFQKFVGITSWNKLEKGLIPVLEHAAKSGMEVDLQQLFAKFTFDTTCILVLGHDPASLGIDLPESPLGNTLADAEEAVFYRHVVPRTCWKIQRWLQIGAEKKLTKARENLHQFLATNISSKSENLEDINQTAILQDGGGLDLLARYMKAARVLKEENRTSDNSVSKNLERRFTHFNLCG, encoded by the coding sequence ATGGGTATTGGAGGAGGAGAAGGAGAGAAAACCTCAATTCCCTTTAACTGGCCGGTTATTGGCATGATGCCAGACCTGTTCCTAAATGTACACCGCACCCAGGATTATATAACCGAGATTTTGCAAGAAAGTGGAGGCACATTTGAGTTTAAAGGTCCTTGGTTTGCAAATATGGATATGCTGGTCACCAGCGATTCTGCTAACGTCAACTACATATTGAGTAAAAACTTCTCAAACTTTCAAAAGGGTCCTGAGTTTGAAAAGATGTTTGACATTCTAGGAGAGGGGATCTTCAATGCTGAATGCGAATCTTGGGACAGCCAAAGGAAAACAATCATGCCACTAATTAATCACCAGGGATTCCAGAAGTTTGTGGGAATAACTAGCTGGAACAAGTTGGAGAAAGGGCTGATCCCTGTCCTGGAGCATGCGGCCAAGTCAGGTATGGAGGTGGACTTGCAACAACTATTTGCCAAGTTTACCTTTGACACCACTTGCATATTAGTATTGGGTCATGATCCTGCTTCACTCGGTATTGACTTGCCAGAAAGTCCATTAGGAAATACCTTAGCTGATGCCGAGGAAGCAGTCTTTTACAGACATGTGGTACCCAGAACTTGCTGGAAGATTCAGAGGTGGCTTCAAATTGGTGCGGAAAAGAAGTTAACTAAAGCTCGGGAGAACCTTCATCAATTTTTAGCTACCAACATCTCATCTAAGTCTGAAAACTTGGAAGATATAAACCAAACTGCGATTTTGCAAGATGGAGGAGGCCTTGACTTGTTAGCAAGGTACATGAAAGCAGCCAGAGTTCTCAAAGAAGAGAATAGAACATCTGATAATAGTGTCTCAAAAAATTTGGAGAGACGCTTTACTCACTTTAATCTTTGCGGGTAA
- the LOC113710198 gene encoding leucine aminopeptidase, giving the protein MLLTFIHLFPSPSKFKTLFSAPLQRQQSRRSNRTTSLPLFLCQILRNLSTDKTAGPPPPTASAEPSVSVDKFFSIPPSSPMAPVDPHSFTDSTHPLTTHISLSLYFDFPSSTILASTLISLPTTHSGPFTLDTRSLSITSVLDPTTLTPLPFTLTPPIPHPVFGQSLIITLSNHSQVIIISKTSASSSALQWLSPPQTFNKAFPFVYTQCQSIHARSIFPCQDTPAARIRYDAKLNIPRQLFAVMSARHVDRRAPVVGSGEARGACDDSLWCGDDRVVDDFLMEQPIPPYLFAFAVGELGFRDVGPRSRVYSEAAPAVLDAAAREFAGTEDMIRVGEKLFGPYDWERFDLLVLPPSFPYGGMENPRMVFLTPTVIKGDATGAQVVAHELAHSWTGNLITNKTNEHFWLNEGFTTYAERRIVEAVQGEDRAALNIGIGWKGLVDAVERFKDNMEFTKLKTNQEGVDPDEIYSEIPYEKGFQFLWRIERQIGRPAFDEFIKKYIATFKFQSIDTDTFLNFLKANVPGIENQIDLKLWTEGIGIPPDAMEPVSSIYTKIVSLANEFKLGRMPREDEVADWHGQEWELYLENLPKYVEASQALALDARYRLSESKDYEVKVAFLQLAIASKCRDYFGEVEKTLKEVGRMKYLRPLYTALVQGAGKDEEKIFAKRVFSEARDCYHPIAQGVVETILGKYV; this is encoded by the exons ATGCTTTTGACCTTTATTCACCTCTTCCCCTCTCCCTCCAAATTTAAAACCCTATTCAGTGCTCCACTCCAACGCCAGCAGAGCAGACGCAGCAACAGGACAACCTCACTCCCATTATTCCTCTGTCAGATTCTCCGCAACCTTTCCACCGACAAAACTGCCGGCCCGCCACCCCCAACAGCCTCCGCAGAGCCCTCAGTCTCAGTCGATAAATTCTTCTCAATTCCCCCTTCTTCTCCCATGGCACCCGTTGATCCTCACTCCTTCACAGACTCGACTCACCCCCTCACAACCCACATCTCCCTTTCTCTCTACTTTGACTTCCCATCATCCACCATCCTCGCCTCCACCCTCATCTCCCTCCCTACCACCCACTCTGGCCCTTTCACGCTTGACACCCGCTCCCTCTCCATAACCTCAGTTCTTGATCCCACCACCCTCACCCCACTCCCCTTTACCCTCACCCCACCAATCCCTCATCCTGTTTTCGGCCAGTCCCTCATCATCACCCTCTCCAATCACTCCCAAGTCATCATCATCTCCAAAACCTCAGCTTCTAGCTCAGCCCTTCAGTGGCTTTCGCCCCCGCAAACATTTAATAAagcctttccttttgtttataCCCAGTGCCAGTCCATCCATGCTAGGTCTATTTTCCCTTGCCAGGATACCCCTGCTGCCCGCATTCGTTATGATGCTAAGTTGAATATCCCCCGCCAACTGTTCGCTGTTATGTCCGCGAGACATGTTGATAGGCGGGCCCCTGTTGTCGGGTCTGGTGAGGCTAGGGGAGCTTGTGATGATTCTCTCTGGTGTGGGGATGATAGGGTTGTGGACGATTTTTTGATGGAGCAGCCTATACCGCCTTATTTGTTTGCTTTTGCTGTTGGAGAGTTGGGGTTCAGGGATGTGGGACCACGCTCGAGGGTGTATTCGGAGGCGGCTCCAGCAGTGTTGGATGCTGCTGCTAGGGAGTTTGCTGGGACAGAGGATATGATCAGGGTTGGGGAGAAACTTTTTGGGCCTTATGACTGGGAGAGGTTCGATTTGTTGGTGCTGCCCCCGAGTTTTCCTTATGGTGGGATGGAGAATCCGCGGATGGTGTTCTTGACACCCACTGTCATCAAGGGTGATGCCACTGGGGCGCAGGTGGTGGCTCATGAACTTGCTCATAGCTGGACGGGAAACTTGATTACTAACAAGACCAATGAACATTTCTGGTTGAATGAG GGTTTTACCACTTACGCGGAGCGGCGAATAGTGGAAGCTGTGCAGGGGGAAGACAGAGCTGCACTGAATATTGGAATTGGTTGGAAGGGGCTTGTCGATGCAGTTGAGAGATTCAAGGATAACATGGAGTTTACAAAGCTGAAAACGAACCAAGAAGGTGTGGATCCAGATGAAATATATTCTGAGATTCCATATGAGAAAGGTTTCCAGTTTTTGTGGCGTATTGAGAGACAG ATTGGAAGACCTGCATTTGATGAATTCATCAAAAAGTACATTGCAACCTTCAAGTTCCAATCTATTGATACAGACACGTTTCTCAATTTCTTAAAAGCTAACGTACCTGGAATTGAGAATCAGATTGATTTAAAACTATGGACAGAAGGTATTGGCATCCCACCTGACGCCATGGAGCCAGTTTCCAGTATCTATACAAAGATTGTGTCACTGGCTAATGAGTTTAAACTAGGCAGGATGCCGAGGGAGGATGAAGTTGCCGACTGGCATGGACAAGAGTGGGAGCTTTACCTTGAGAACCTGCCTAAATATGTTGAAGCTTCACAA GCTTTAGCTTTGGATGCTCGCTATAGGCTTTCAGAATCAAAAGACTATGAGGTCAAGGTTGCTTTTCTTCAGCTGGCGATTGCATCCAAGTGCAGAGACTATTTTGGTGAGGTGGAGAAAACTCTAAAAGAAGTTGGGAGGATGAAGTACCTTCGCCCACTTTATACTGCTCTTGTTCAAGGTGCTGGAAAGgatgaagagaaaatttttgcGAAGAGGGTGTTCTCAGAAGCTCGAGATTGCTACCATCCAATAGCTCAGGGAGTGGTTGAGACCATCCTGGGAAAATACGTGTAA
- the LOC113710503 gene encoding protein TONNEAU 1a, with the protein MDDYAREMMDLKTLVTRTLEKKGVLAKIRAELRASVFEAIEEEDRAIEKDEGLPAALLGSCNERAKQLHNSPSGRLLTALICEYLDWASLSHSLKVYLPECNLPKDSWKSELKEFSSKNGYDINRNGDSGPLLLDVLEGFLKYENLSQARGMGRRLTMPDAESLSSLETRNTRRPSSSSVAGGIPPLGRPLPSSQASDRRAGTSMSGYRKDEYNWRYDGDELPEEVVRASAALENLQLDRKARNLTSSWRHAGDGISEDDGRTDPM; encoded by the exons ATGGATGATTATGCAAGAGAAATGATGGACCTCAAGACCCTTGTCACTCGAACCCTAGAAAAGAAAGGCGTCCTCGCCAAGATCCGA GCTGAACTGAGAGCAAGTGTTTTTGAGgcaattgaagaggaagatagGGCCATTGAGAAGGATGAAGGTTTGCCTGCCGCACTGTTGGGTAGCTGCAATGAGCGTGCTAAACAGCTCCATAATTCTCCTTCAG GAAGGCTACTAACTGCCCTAATATGTGAATATTTGGATTGGGCTTCACTAAGCCACAGTCTGAAAGTTTACTTGCCAGAGTGCAATTTG CCAAAGGATTCTTGGAAATCTGAATTGAAAGAGTTCAGTAGCAAGAATGGATATGATATTAACAGGAATGGAGATAGTGGTCCTTTGCTTTTAGATGTTCTTGAAGGATTTTTGAAGTACGAG AATTTGTCTCAAGCGAGGGGTATGGGAAGGAGACTAACCATGCCAGATGCAGAATCTTTGTCCAGCTTAGAGACTAGAAATACTAGGAGACCTTCTTCCTCATCAGTAGCTGGTGGCATACCTCCTTTGGGAAG GCCGCTTCCTTCTTCCCAGGCATCTG ATAGAAGAGCTGGGACATCCATGTCTGGCTACAGGAAAGATGAATACAATTGGAGATATGATGGTGATGAGCTCCCAGAAGAGGTTGTCCGTGCATCAGCTGCCTTAGAGAACCTTCAGTTGGATAGAAAAGCTCGGAACCTAACCTCATCTTGGCG GCATGCAGGTGATGGAATATCTGAAGATGATGGCAGGACAGACCCGATGTAG